One window of Chamaesiphon minutus PCC 6605 genomic DNA carries:
- a CDS encoding glycosyltransferase has product MCVKISVGMPVYNEAENIARTIESILAQNYENFELIISDNYSTDGTIEICQHYERLDPRINLIRNSENIGAVGNAKQLVQRAIGEYFVWISGHDLWHPQFLSKSLEIFEGDRDVVLCYPRSIWIDRDEKDLGTIGRGIDTRGLDLMSRFQMVLWGMGYGCPIYGLIRSSALKQTTLGTKTIGPDNIFLNELSLLGTFAYIDEPLQYVRKLDDFGSWEHYIQKIFNQSLSEFSASELFWTMIYEYLKIVYKHVNNSHDRNILISSVVNCLLTKHQGILSVLTSSEVTKKTDDWSKINKLLNNIQQSGNIIDSIWQHYHFASSASSYNLIAIDGIFFQLYSTGIARVWKSLLEEWANTEFGNHLVVLDRVGTAPKIEGISYYQIPAYDYNNTDADRQMLQQVCNDLNVELFISTYYTTPLETPSVFMGYDMIPEVLGTDLNQPMWQEKRRGIEHASAYLTISEHTAKDLLELYPDIDPSTVTVSHCGVQPVFKTRSTESIDEFRHKYEITKPYFILIGSVLDGYKNGILFWQGFSQLDRSDEFDIICTGAAGLNADELKQYAPNSRILHLCLDDDELSMAYAGAIALVYPSKYEGFGLPIVEAMASGCPVITCPNASIPEVGGEAVIYVFDDDIDGMAEALCEVQKPQLRAALIVAGLEQAKQFSWSKMGDIVKNVLIAQTLTHLPLSEQNLIIFPDWSQDEEELGEEIANVCYNLAQSSEFDRPTLLIDTTNAKDIESVNVLISGIAMNLMMAVDLDITEHLEIALTGELSSIQWEALLPKLQSRIKLELEDVRSLESSGASLLIEIDLAASPALVSV; this is encoded by the coding sequence ATGTGTGTGAAAATTAGTGTAGGTATGCCTGTTTACAACGAGGCAGAAAATATAGCTAGAACGATTGAATCAATCTTAGCTCAAAATTATGAGAATTTTGAGCTAATCATTTCTGACAACTATTCTACAGATGGAACAATCGAAATTTGTCAGCATTATGAAAGATTAGATCCGAGAATCAACCTAATTAGAAACAGTGAAAATATTGGTGCAGTCGGTAATGCAAAACAACTTGTTCAAAGAGCGATAGGTGAATATTTTGTTTGGATCTCTGGGCACGATCTTTGGCATCCTCAATTTTTATCTAAATCTTTAGAAATATTTGAAGGAGATCGTGATGTAGTTTTATGCTATCCTCGTTCGATCTGGATCGATAGAGACGAAAAAGATTTAGGTACCATTGGTCGAGGTATTGATACGAGAGGATTAGATTTGATGTCTCGGTTTCAAATGGTTCTTTGGGGGATGGGCTATGGCTGTCCAATTTATGGATTGATTCGTTCATCAGCATTGAAACAAACAACATTGGGAACGAAAACAATAGGTCCAGATAATATTTTCTTAAACGAATTATCATTGCTTGGCACATTTGCTTATATTGATGAGCCATTACAATATGTTCGTAAATTAGATGACTTTGGTAGTTGGGAGCATTATATTCAGAAAATATTCAACCAAAGTTTATCTGAATTCTCAGCGTCAGAGCTATTTTGGACAATGATTTATGAATATCTTAAAATTGTCTATAAACATGTTAATAATTCTCACGACCGTAATATTTTAATATCTTCAGTAGTTAACTGTTTACTGACTAAGCATCAAGGTATTTTATCTGTTCTGACAAGTTCAGAAGTTACAAAGAAAACAGATGACTGGAGCAAAATCAATAAACTATTAAATAATATTCAGCAATCTGGAAACATAATCGATTCGATCTGGCAACATTATCATTTTGCTTCTTCAGCAAGTAGCTATAATTTGATTGCGATCGATGGCATATTCTTCCAGCTTTACAGTACAGGAATCGCCCGTGTCTGGAAATCTTTACTAGAAGAGTGGGCGAATACTGAATTTGGAAACCATCTAGTCGTACTCGATCGAGTAGGTACAGCACCTAAAATTGAAGGCATTAGTTATTATCAAATTCCTGCCTATGATTATAATAACACTGATGCGGATCGCCAAATGCTGCAACAAGTATGTAACGATCTAAATGTAGAACTGTTTATATCTACTTATTACACTACACCTCTAGAGACTCCTTCAGTTTTCATGGGATATGATATGATTCCTGAAGTCTTGGGTACCGATCTAAATCAACCGATGTGGCAGGAGAAAAGACGTGGGATCGAACACGCATCTGCTTATTTAACTATCTCCGAACATACAGCCAAAGATTTACTAGAACTATATCCAGATATCGATCCTAGTACTGTTACCGTTTCTCATTGTGGAGTACAGCCTGTATTTAAAACTAGATCGACTGAATCGATCGATGAGTTTCGCCATAAGTATGAGATTACAAAACCCTATTTTATTCTTATTGGCTCGGTCTTAGATGGTTACAAAAATGGCATCTTGTTTTGGCAAGGATTCAGTCAACTCGATCGATCTGATGAGTTTGATATAATTTGCACTGGTGCGGCTGGATTGAATGCTGACGAACTCAAACAATATGCACCGAATAGTAGGATTCTACATCTTTGCCTAGATGATGATGAATTGAGTATGGCTTATGCAGGTGCGATCGCGTTAGTATATCCTTCTAAATATGAGGGCTTTGGCTTGCCGATTGTCGAAGCAATGGCTAGCGGTTGCCCCGTGATTACTTGTCCGAATGCTTCAATTCCCGAAGTTGGTGGTGAGGCAGTTATTTATGTATTCGATGATGATATCGATGGGATGGCAGAAGCTCTATGTGAGGTACAAAAGCCGCAGCTAAGAGCCGCTCTGATTGTCGCAGGTTTGGAACAGGCGAAACAGTTCTCTTGGTCTAAAATGGGAGATATTGTTAAAAATGTTTTAATCGCACAAACTTTAACTCATCTCCCATTAAGCGAGCAAAATCTGATTATTTTCCCCGATTGGTCGCAAGATGAAGAAGAGTTAGGTGAAGAGATTGCTAATGTTTGCTATAACTTAGCTCAAAGTTCGGAATTCGATCGACCGACCTTATTAATCGATACTACCAATGCTAAAGATATCGAATCTGTAAATGTCTTAATATCAGGTATTGCCATGAATCTGATGATGGCTGTCGATCTCGATATTACCGAACACTTAGAGATAGCTTTAACTGGAGAACTATCATCGATTCAGTGGGAGGCGTTGTTACCTAAATTGCAGAGCCGGATTAAATTAGAGCTAGAAGATGTTCGATCGCTCGAATCATCTGGAGCCAGTCTACTAATTGAAATCGATCTAGCTGCATCTCCAGCTCTAGTCTCAGTCTAG
- a CDS encoding NIL domain-containing protein, translating to MKKRVTLTFPKRTIQMPVAYRLAKDFNIAANIIRAQVAPNQIGKLVVELAGDIDELDAAIEWMRSQGIQVSTANKEIYVDEDVCVDCGLCTGVCPTEALNLAPDTFKLNFTRSRCIVCEQCIPTCPVGAISTNL from the coding sequence GTGAAAAAACGGGTAACTCTGACCTTTCCTAAACGTACTATTCAGATGCCAGTGGCATATCGACTGGCTAAAGATTTTAATATCGCTGCTAACATCATTCGCGCGCAAGTAGCACCCAACCAAATTGGGAAATTAGTGGTAGAACTAGCTGGAGACATCGACGAACTCGATGCAGCCATTGAGTGGATGCGATCGCAAGGCATTCAGGTTTCGACGGCTAATAAGGAAATCTATGTCGATGAAGATGTCTGTGTCGATTGTGGATTGTGTACTGGCGTATGTCCGACTGAAGCTCTCAATCTCGCTCCCGATACCTTCAAGCTTAACTTTACGCGATCGCGTTGTATTGTATGCGAACAATGTATCCCGACTTGTCCCGTCGGCGCAATTTCTACCAATTTGTAG
- the moaC gene encoding cyclic pyranopterin monophosphate synthase MoaC encodes MQNFSDRTQSQADSQLTHLNDRGEATMVDVADKVVTKRTAVAEGRVRMSNSTLETILAGNAPKGDVLGVARIAGIMAAKQTANLIPLCHPLPLSQVVVELTPDRDLPGILIRSIVTIEAKTGVEMEALTAVSIAALTLYDMAKALEKSMQIENIRLVSKTGGKSDFQFEG; translated from the coding sequence ATGCAAAACTTTTCCGATCGGACTCAATCTCAGGCAGATTCCCAACTCACACATTTAAACGATCGGGGAGAAGCAACGATGGTAGATGTTGCTGACAAGGTGGTGACTAAGCGCACTGCTGTTGCCGAAGGTCGAGTGCGCATGTCTAATAGTACCTTAGAGACAATTCTGGCGGGCAATGCGCCCAAGGGTGACGTTTTAGGTGTTGCCAGGATTGCAGGCATCATGGCGGCGAAGCAAACAGCCAATCTCATTCCACTGTGTCATCCCCTACCTTTAAGTCAGGTCGTGGTAGAGTTAACTCCCGATCGAGATTTGCCAGGAATTTTGATTCGATCGATAGTAACGATCGAAGCCAAAACAGGTGTGGAGATGGAAGCTCTGACAGCAGTATCGATCGCGGCTCTAACTTTATACGATATGGCTAAAGCTTTGGAAAAGTCGATGCAGATCGAGAATATCCGTTTGGTAAGTAAAACTGGGGGTAAGTCAGATTTCCAGTTCGAGGGATAA